The following proteins are encoded in a genomic region of Arachis ipaensis cultivar K30076 chromosome B02, Araip1.1, whole genome shotgun sequence:
- the LOC107626274 gene encoding K(+) efflux antiporter 3, chloroplastic encodes MLESLAYCQSFKGYDLTKQKSPGCSHVLSRICRSSVFMFYSVSKQVTPQPRCASHGIVNRSSFSEGFFNSKPLSVPLFSGSKGFYSFKYSPSRWQRLQTNVAYDVAGAVEVINDLGLDTLTFLAVTVLIVPTLKSVKTSPILGFFFAGVVLNQFGLIRNLTDVKILSEWGILFLLFEMGLELSLARLKALAKYAFGMGLAQVVLCTLAFTAFELPPNGAVGTKILEFLFHSRPDLVNIRSIDEAVVIGAALSLSSSAFVLQLLAEKGELPTRFGSATLGILLLQDLAVVPLLVILPILETQNMSEESLWPMLAQESLKALGGLGLLSLGAKYILRRVFEVVADSRSSEAFVALCLLTVAGISLGTQNLGFSDTLGAFLAGAILAETNFRTQIEADIRPFRGLLLGLFFVTTGTSIDMQLLFREWPNVLSLLAGLITIKTLIITAIGPRVGLTLQESVRIGLLLSQGGEFGFVVFSLANRLGVLPLELNKLLIIVVVLSMALTPFLNEAGRRAASFIEEKSNTENKASEKVNYNVSEPVVILGFGQMGQVLANFLGSPFASGVDSVSVGWPYVVFDLNPTVVKEAQKLGFPILYGDGSRPAVLQSAGISSPKAIMIMYTGKKRTIEAVQRLRLSFPAIPIYARAQDLKHLLDLKKAGATDAIMENAETSLQLGSKLLKGLGVMSDDVVFLSQLIRDSMELQAQEAVGLSDRDLDIMKPLQVRVSDLMEAGVPTASPEHEPSEMHLKDQASLGTIQEEVVAEEQDYELRQAVNSQGNGALNGKQGTEDQISMVGSKDAMVDTSSISSHNAMEEP; translated from the exons ATGTTGGAATCTCTAGCTTATTGCCAAAGCTTTAAG GGATATGACCTTACTAAGCAGAAGAGTCCAGGATGTTCTCATGTTCTTTCACGCATATGTAGAAGTTCTGTGTTCATGTTTTATTCAGTCAGCAAGCAAGTCACGCCGCAACCACGCTGTGCTAGTCATGGGATAGTTAACAGGAGTTCTTTCTCAGAAGGTTTCTTTAACAGCAAGCCTCTCTCTGTACCATTGTTTTCCGGAAGTAAGGGATTCTATTCATTTAAGTATAGTCCATCGCGTTGGCAAAGACTGCAGACAAATGTAGCATATGATGTTGCTGGTGCTGTTGAAGTCATCAACGATTTAGGATTGGATACTCTTACTTTCTTGGCTGTGACTGTCTTAATTGTACCCACACTCAAATCAGTTAAAACCAGTCCT ATACTTGGTTTCTTCTTTGCTGGGGTGGTACTCAATCAGTTTGGTTTAATTAGAAACCTTACAGATGTTAAAATTTTGTCTGAATGGGGGATTCTTTTCTTG CTATTTGAGATGGGTTTAGAGCTTTCACTTGCACGTCTTAAAGCTCTTGCAAAATATGCCTTTGGGATGGGATTGGCTCAG GTTGTACTATGTACTTTAGCATTTACTGCTTTTGAACTTCCACCAAATGGGGCTGTTGGAACGAAAATTTTGGAATTCCTTTTCCACTCAAGGCCTGATCTA GTGAACATCAGAAGCATTGATGAAGCTGTAGTGATTGGTGCtgctctttctttatcatcatcTGCTTTTGTTCTTCAG CTCCTTGCTGAGAAAGGTGAGCTTCCCACAAGATTTGGTTCGGCAACTCTGGGAATACTTCTTTTGCAG GACTTAGCTGTTGTTCCTCTTTTAGTCATTCTTCCAATACTAGAGACCCAG aATATGTCTGAGGAAAGTCTTTGGCCCATGCTTGCTCAAGAAAGTTTAAAGGCATTAGGTGGATTGGGTCTGCTTTCTCTTGGGGCAAAGTACATTCTCAGAAGAGTTTTCGAG GTTGTTGCCGATTCAAGGAGCTCAGAGGCTTTTGTTGCTCTTTGCTTGCTGACCGTTGCTGGGATTTCACTAGGCACACAGAATTTGGGCTTCAGTGATACG CTTGGAGCATTTTTGGCTGGAGCAATCTTAGCTGAGACAAATTTCAGAACCCAGATTGAAGCAGATATAAGACCATTTAGAGGCTTGCTTCTTGGGTTATTTTTCGTAACTACGGGAACTTCAATTGACATGCAG CTCCTTTTTCGAGAGTGGCCAAATGTACTTTCACTGTTGGCAGGTTTAATTACTATCAAGACATTGATCATAACAGCGATTGGTCCTCGTGTTGGACTTACTTTACAAGAAAGTGTGAGAATAGGGTTGTTGCTCTCCCAAGGAGGCGAATTTGGATTTGTAGTTTTCTCTTTAGCAAATAG GCTTGGGGTGCTTCCGCTTGAGCTTAACAAGCTGCTCATAATTGTTGTTGTATTGTCAATGGCATTAACCCCATTTCTGAATGAGGCTGGAAGAAGGGCTGCTAGTTTTATTGAAGAAAAATCTAATACTGAGAAT AAAGCTTCTGAGAAGGTTAACTACAATGTCAGTGAACCTGTTGTTATCCTTGGATTTGGACAAATGGGTCAG GTCCTTGCAAATTTCCTGGGCAGTCCATTTGCTTCAGGAGTAGACAGTGTTTCAGTAGGATGGCCTTATGTGGTTTTTGATCTTAACCCGACAGTAGTAAAG GAAGCTCAAAAACTTGGTTTTCCTATTCTTTATGGAGACGGATCACGTCCAGCTGTTCTTCAATCTGCTGGTATCTCTTCTCCTAAAGCTATCATGATTATGTACACTGGCAAGAAGAGGACAATTGAAGCTGTTCAAAGGTTGCGATTGTCTTTTCCCGCG ATTCCAATATATGCAAGAGCTCAAGATCTCAAGCATCTTTTAGATTTGAAGAAAGCTGGTGCAACAGATGCCATTATGGAAAATGCAGAG ACTAGCTTACAGCTGGGTTCCAAGCTTCTAAAAGGCCTTGGTGTTATGTCTGATGATGTAGTATTCCTAAGCCAGCTTATTAGGGATTCCATGGAGCTACAAGCTCAAGAAGCAGTTGGTTTATCCGATCGAGACCTAGATATTATGAAACCGCTACAG GTGAGAGTTTCTGACTTGATGGAGGCAGGCGTACCAACAGCTTCACCGGAACACGAACCATCAGAAATGCACCTGAAAGATCAAGCTTCATTGGGTACAATTCAAGAGGAAGTGGTTGCTGAAGAACAAGATTATGAGCTAAGACAAGCTGTGAATTCACAAGGAAATGGTGCTCTAAATGGGAAACAAGGCACTGAAGATCAAATCTCAATGGTTGGTTCCAAAGATGCAATGGTGGACACATCATCAATCTCTTCCCATAATGCCATGGAGGAACCCTAA
- the LOC107626275 gene encoding peptide methionine sulfoxide reductase B5, with amino-acid sequence MNKIMSFNNILRTTPLSLSSSNTKPIISHLLQPLHSPPTSLFRLLPSKTVTPAFSIHQQQRRRLRAGVVAMASHAPGSVQKSEEEWRAILSPEQFRILRQKGTEYPGTGEYDKFFGEGVYNCAGCGTPLYKSTTKFNSGCGWPAFFEGLPGAINRTPDPDGRRIEITCAACGGHLGHVFKGEGFPTPTDERHCVNSISLKFVPANS; translated from the exons ATGAACAAGATCATGAGCTTCAACAATATTCTTAGAACCacacctctctctctttcttcttccaaCACCAAACCGATTATCTCCCACCTCCTTCAACCCCTTCATTCTCCTCCCACCTCTCTCTTCAGACTTCTCCCATCCAAAACCGTTACTCCTGCCTTTTCAATTCACCAGCAACAGAGGCGCCGTTTGCGTGCTGGGGTTGTTGCCATGGCTTCACATGCGCCTGGGTCGGTCCAGAAATCGGAAGAAGAGTGGCGCGCCATTCTCTCCCCTGAACAGTTTCGGATCCTCAGGCAAAAGGGCACCGA GTATCCTGGAACAGGAGAATATGACAAGTTCTTTGGCGAGGGAGTGTACAACTGCGCAGGTTGCGGGACTCCTCTCTACAAATCCACTACAAAATTCAATTCTGGTTGCGGTTGGCCAGCTTTCTTTGAGGGCCTTCCTGGAGCCATAAACCGCACT CCGGACCCTGATGGAAGGAGGATTGAAATAACATGCGCTGCTTGTGGAGGGCATCTTGGTCACGTCTTTAAAGGCGAAGGATTTCCAACACCCACCGATGAACGCCATTGTGTCAACAGCATTTCACTGAAGTTTGTGCCTGCTAATTCTTAG